A stretch of the Capsicum annuum cultivar UCD-10X-F1 chromosome 10, UCD10Xv1.1, whole genome shotgun sequence genome encodes the following:
- the LOC107845621 gene encoding translocon-associated protein subunit alpha isoform X1 yields the protein MRSTMSIRVFSLFLSLLLFSSPFLQVARCQSDPETEVVEGTGEAGDLGIVGDDVQDFGSDNFSPAPGIETVCVFPKNPSKVVAAGEESEVLVGMKNDGDSSLNVIAIQASVHLPFDHRYLVQNLSVKAFDNATVPPSAQATFPYIFAVSKFMQPGSFDLVGTIVYEVDQNPYQSTFYNGTIEVTEPCGLLSVESVFLFCLGIAVIGLLGLWIRGQIQNLSKKTKRAPKAKVEVGTATTVASTDEWLEGTAYTQTLSNKSKKKK from the exons TTGCTAGATGTCAATCTGACCCTGAAACAGAAGTGGTAGAAGGCACTGGAGAAGCAGGAGATCTTGGAATTGTTGGTGATGATGTCCAAGATTTTGGTAGTGATAATTTTAGTCCGGCACCTGGGATTGAAACAGTTTGTGTTTTCCCCAAAAACCCTTCAAAGG TAGTGGCAGCTGGTGAGGAAAGTGAGGTGTTAGTTGGAATGAAAAATGACG GGGATTCAAGTTTGAATGTCATTGCAATCCAAGCCAGTGTTCACCTTCCTTTTGATCACCGCTATTTGGTTCAAAATCTATCTGTAAAG GCTTTTGATAATGCTACAGTTCCACCTTCTGCTCAGGCCACTTTCCCATATATATTTGCTGTCAGCAAATTTATGCAG CCCGGAAGTTTTGATCTTGTTGGCACTATTGTTTATGAGGTAGATCAGAACCCTTATCAAAGTACATTCTACAACGGCACTATTGAAGTGACTGAGCCTTGTGGTCTTCTCAGTGTTGAGTCTGTTTTCTTATTTTGTCTTGGAATTGCCGTCATTGGCCTTCTTGGACTCTGGATTCGTGGTCAGATACAAAATCTCTCAAAG aaaactAAAAGAGCACCAAAGGCAAAGGTTGAAGTTGGAACAGCCACAACAGTTGCATCCACGGATGAATGGCTTGAG GGAACTGCATATACTCAAACGCTCTCCAACaagtcgaagaagaagaagtga
- the LOC107845621 gene encoding translocon-associated protein subunit alpha isoform X2, with product MRSTMSIRVFSLFLSLLLFSSPFLQEVVEGTGEAGDLGIVGDDVQDFGSDNFSPAPGIETVCVFPKNPSKVVAAGEESEVLVGMKNDGDSSLNVIAIQASVHLPFDHRYLVQNLSVKAFDNATVPPSAQATFPYIFAVSKFMQPGSFDLVGTIVYEVDQNPYQSTFYNGTIEVTEPCGLLSVESVFLFCLGIAVIGLLGLWIRGQIQNLSKKTKRAPKAKVEVGTATTVASTDEWLEGTAYTQTLSNKSKKKK from the exons AAGTGGTAGAAGGCACTGGAGAAGCAGGAGATCTTGGAATTGTTGGTGATGATGTCCAAGATTTTGGTAGTGATAATTTTAGTCCGGCACCTGGGATTGAAACAGTTTGTGTTTTCCCCAAAAACCCTTCAAAGG TAGTGGCAGCTGGTGAGGAAAGTGAGGTGTTAGTTGGAATGAAAAATGACG GGGATTCAAGTTTGAATGTCATTGCAATCCAAGCCAGTGTTCACCTTCCTTTTGATCACCGCTATTTGGTTCAAAATCTATCTGTAAAG GCTTTTGATAATGCTACAGTTCCACCTTCTGCTCAGGCCACTTTCCCATATATATTTGCTGTCAGCAAATTTATGCAG CCCGGAAGTTTTGATCTTGTTGGCACTATTGTTTATGAGGTAGATCAGAACCCTTATCAAAGTACATTCTACAACGGCACTATTGAAGTGACTGAGCCTTGTGGTCTTCTCAGTGTTGAGTCTGTTTTCTTATTTTGTCTTGGAATTGCCGTCATTGGCCTTCTTGGACTCTGGATTCGTGGTCAGATACAAAATCTCTCAAAG aaaactAAAAGAGCACCAAAGGCAAAGGTTGAAGTTGGAACAGCCACAACAGTTGCATCCACGGATGAATGGCTTGAG GGAACTGCATATACTCAAACGCTCTCCAACaagtcgaagaagaagaagtga